CTACCTCTCCGCTATCGAATATGCTTGGTATGTGGATGAGCCGCCTAGTATGCTTCCGGATATCGCAATGATCACCACCGAACTGCGAGCTTAGTCTGGTCGCTCAACTGCACTCCATTGCTCAGGCGTGTTCAAGCGGGAGCCGGTAGTCGCCACCAATGCCATCCTTCATCTCGCCTTGGTCAAGTAGGAATGATGCTGAAGTTTTCGGTCCTACCTGCGGCGCCGCTGGCAGGTCTCCTCCGGTACTCAAGGTCGGACCGCGCATTTGGCTTCCAGCCGCGCAATCCCGATGAGTTGGCAGGTCGCGCAGGATGCGGTGGCAGAACCAGTCTCGTCGCCGGCACCCTCCAGCTGGAGGTTGCCGTGGACACCGGTGAGGCCCTGTACGTATGGGGATACTTGCCGACGGAGTCGTGGCGGCGCGCAGCTTTGAGCCATCCGGACGCCGTCGGTGGCAGGGTGAAAGTCGAGTTGGACGGGCCCGCACTTGAAGCGGGCGTTTCCGAGACGATCGCCCCCTCGGATTGGGAAGTGTTGTTCGACCAGGATTCCGGCTTGGTTCGAGTGGTGCAGAATCGACGGTCGGCCGAACGGGTGGTGGAAATTGCCGACGGCGTCCGGCTCGGGCTGAGTGGAGCTTCGTTGAACTCGTTTTGGCTTGCTCCTGAGTTCACGGAATAGGGGGTGTGCCGTGCGGGCCCATCGGCGATCCCCGTCAAGCTTGGTGGCGCCGGTCGCCTAGACTCTGCCGGTTCGGTCTTCCCCGGGGGTCAACTGCATGCTCACCGCACAAGCGGCGCCACGGCGTCCTTCGCTGCAGCGCCGTGGTGCGTCGAGCCACGTTGCGCTGCTCGCGGTCGTGTCGGCCGCCACGTTCTGGCTCGTCCACTCGAGCATCATCGACGACTCCTACATCACGCTCAGCTACGCGCGGAACCTCGGGCTGCACGGGCACTGGGGGCTGATCGCCGAGCAGACCTCGAACACCGCCACCTCGCCGCTGAACGTGCTCATCCTGGGCGCGCTCACCGCTGTGCTCAGGCACCCGGTGTGGGCTCTCGGAGTCCTGTTCGTCCTCGCCAACGTCGTGCTCGGGACCGCCCTCCGGCGCGTCACGCGGGTGCTGTCCCTGCCCGCCTGGGGTGCGGTCGCCGCCTGGCTGGTCGTCCTGCTCAACCCGCTGCTGCTTTCCGCGGTGGGCCTGGAGGTCACCCTCACCGCCGCGGTGCTCGCGCTCCTGCTGATGGCCGCCGTGGAGGCTCGGGCCGCAGCCTTCGGCGTGTGCGCGGGCCTGGCGGTGCTGACCCGCCTCGATCTGGCGATCATCGTCGTCGTCCTGTTCGTCGGCTCCCGGTCGTTGGGGCGCTCCTGGTGGAAGGCAGCCGCGGCGGCGGTGATGGTCGCCGGGCCCTGGTTCGTGTTCAGCTGGCTCGTCCTGGGGTCCTTCGTGCCGGACACGCTGCTCATCAAGACCCAGCAGCGATCCTGGGGCGGCTACCAGTTCGGCGAAGGGCCGCTCCTCCTGCTGCGCTTCTACCCGGCGGCGATCGTGCTGGCCTTCCTCCCGGCGGTGCTCGGCGTGCTCGCCCTCGCCGTCTGGGCGCGGCGGCGGGCACAGCTGGCCCTCCCGGCCGCGCTGGGGCTCGCGGGAATCCTGCACTACCTCGCCTACACCCTCCTCGGCGTGCCGCCCTACCACTGGTACTACGCACCGTCGCTGATCTGCCTCTCCCTCTTCGCCGCCCTCGCCGTCAGCGCGCTCGCCCGCGGGCTAGCTCTCCCCGTGGGTCTCCTCGTCGTGTGCCAGCTGGGCTTCGTCCTGCAGCACGGCCTTCCCTGGCAGCGGGCGGCGGTGACCACGAACTGGGCCAGCCCGGCGCAGTACGCGACCGCGGGCCGGGAACTCAAGGACCTGGTCGGCGATGAGCCCGTCCGCCTCGAAGGTGAGATCGGGGCCATCGCCTACTTCTGCGAGTGCACCGTCCTCGACCAGTTCTCCGACCGCACCCAACTGATCTCCGCGATCGACGCCGTCACCGCGCAGGCGGGGCCGGTCAAGCGGTGGCTGCTCCGCCTGAACTACCACTTCCTCGACCGGACCCCCGCGCCGCTCACGCCGCACTACATCCTGCGTGACGTCGCGACCCCGCCCGCTGGTGCGCCGGCGTGGCCCGCCACGTCGCCGTGGCACGGGCCCGGCGCGCCACCCGACGGCTACTACGCGCTGCTCCCCGCATAGCCGCGCGACAATGAGCGCATGCGGCTCACCGACGTCTCCCTTCCGGACAGTCCCGTCTGTCTCAACGCCATCGACGTGGCGAAGACCTACCACTCGCCTGCCCTGCTGAACCACTCGTTCCGCGCGTACGTGTGGGCGGCGGCCTACGGGACCGCGCACGACGTGGCCTTCGATGCCGAGTTGCTGTTCGTCGCGGCGTTGCTGCACGACGTCGGGCTGGTCGCGGAGTTCGACAGCCACACGGTGCCCTTCGAGGTCGCCGGTGGTCACGTGGCGTGGGTGTTCGCCGCGGGGGCCGGGTGGCCTCGGCCGCGGCGCGAGCGCCTGTCGGAGGTGATCGTCCGGCACATGTGGCACGAGGTGGACCAGGACGAGGACCCGGAGGGCTTCCTCCTGGCCCGCTCCACCGGGGTCGACATCACCGGCCGTCACCTCGACGACTTCCCCGACGCGTTCCAGGCCGAAGTGATGGGCCGCTATCCCCGGCTGACCCTGGCCGAGGAGTTCGTGCGGTGCTTCCAGGACCAGGCCAAGCGCAAGCCGGACAGCTCCGCTGCCGCCGCGATCGGCAACGACCTCGCCACCCGCATCGGCCGGAACCCACTGGAACAAGCCCGCTAGGCCACGACGCGAGAACGGCCGACGAGCGTTTTCGCCGCTCATCGGCCGCTTCGCGAGGAACAGTCGCCGGGGGTCAGAGGCTCGTCACCTCCTGCTTCGGCGCGGTCTCGGCCCGGGCGGTGCGGATCGTGGCCAGCCCGAGGAACCCGCCGACGAGGGCGATCGCGGCCGCGCCGAGGAAGGCGGCGGAGAAGCCGTCGGTGAGGGCGGTCGCGTCGCCGAGCTCACCGGCCCCGAAGGAGAGGCCGACCGCGGTCATCGCGGCCAGGCCGAGCGCCGAGCCGATCTGATAGGCGGTGTTCACGATCCCGGACGCGAGCCCGCCCTCCTCCGGCTTCGCGCTGGAGATCGCCATGCCCAGCGACGGGATGAACGCCAGCGCCTGACCAAGGGCGGCGACGAGGGATGCCGGCAGGACATCGACCACGAACGAGCCGGTCGGCCGGACGAACGACAACCACACCAGGCCCGCCGCCAGTGCCCACAGTCCCGCCACGATCAGGGTCTTCGATCCGAAGCGGGCGATCAGGCGCGGCGCCACGCCGACCATCAGGATCACGATCAGCAGCGTCATCGGGAGCAGCGCCGCGCCACCGGCGAACGCGCCGTAACCCAGGACCTGCTGCAGGTACAGGTTGAGGAAGTACCACATCGGGATCCACGCGGCGCCCAGCAGCAGCTGGGCCAGGTTCGCCGCACCCAGGTTCGGCGTGCGGAAGATGCCCAGGCGCACCAGCGGCACCCGGCGGGACCGCTGGATAACCAGGAAGATCGCCAGCAGCACGATCCCGCCGGCCAGTGCGCCCAGCGTCGCCGCCGATCCCCAGCCCTGCTCGGGAGCGCGCACGATGGCGAACACGGTGAGCGCGAGGCCCGCGGTGACGGCCACCGCGCCCGCCACGTCGACAGCGCCGCGGCGTGCGGGCGTGACCGGCATGAGGGCGGGCGTGGCCGCGATCGCGATCAGCGAGATCGGCACGTAGAGCCAGAAGATCCACGGCCAGGACAGCCATTCGGTGATCACGCCGCCGAGGAAGACACCCGCGGTGCCGCCGGCCGGCGCGGCCGCCCCGTAGAGCGCGAGCGCCTTCGTCAGCTCCTTCGGGCGCTCACCGAAGAGCACCATCAACAGCGTCAGGGCCGACGGCGCGATCAACGCCGCCCCGGCGCCCTGCAGGACCCGGCCGGTCAGCTCGATCGCGGCGGTGCCGGCGAGGGCGGCCACCATCGAACCGGCGAGGGTGACCACCCAGCCCGTGGTGAACATCCGCCGGGCGCCGAGCAGGTCCGACAGGCGGCCGCCGAGCAGCAGCAGCCCGCCGAAGGCGACCACGTAGGCGTTGAACACCCAGGACAGGCCGTCCGGGGTGAAGCCGAGATCGGACTGCATCTTCGGCAGCGCGACCCCGATGATCGAGGTGTCCATGATGACCATGAACTGGGCGAGCGCGAGGAACCCCAGGGCCCACCAGCGGCGGGAGTCGGTTCTCATCTCGGTCTCCTATACCTATGGGGGGTATCTGTACGACCGAGAAGTTAGCCCTGTGGACGAACGTGGCGCAAGTACCCCCTAGGGGTATTTGTGTGATCAAGGTCCCGCGCGCTCGGGGAATGCTTTCGTCAGCCGGCGCAGCGCACCGTGGGCTCAGGGTCGTACCGCACGGTCCGCGTCATGCGGCTGATCTCCCGTCCGCTCAGGTCGCGGACGATCCGCGTGTCCGAGGTGCGGAACCCCGGCTTGCCGCGGGCCGGCTGGCACGTGCTTCCCGCCGGTTTCGTGACCGTGTGCGGGTCGACGTAGTCGCCGCGCGGGCCGGGCACCGACTCGACCGTGACGTGCCTCGTGCCCCACAACCGCACGGTGATGGACTTCGGCGTCCAGATCGTCTGGATCGCGACCCCGGTGGGGAACTCGTTGGCGAACTTCAGGTCGATGACGCTGCTGCCGTCCGGGTTCTGGAAGACCGTCGCGTCGCGGCCGGCTGGGTAGCGGCTGATGTAGTAGCTGTGTTCCTTGTGCTCGACGTCGGTCATCCCGGCGAAGTAGGCGGCGTTGTAGAGGGTGGTGGCGAACTGCGAGATCCCGCCACCCACCTCGCGCTCCGGCACGCCCTCCTCGATCACGCCGGCCTCCACGTACCCCTGCGCGGCCTCCCGCGGGCCGGTGTACCCGTTGAGGCTGAACGTTTCCCCGGGCAGCACGATCGCGCCGGACACCTTCTCGGCGACCACCCGGATGTTCATCCCGGAGTCGGGTGCGAAGTTGCCGGTGGTGAACTCGCCGATCACCTCGGTGATCCCGAGCTGCCCGGCCCGGTCGGTGGTGATCCTCGCCGGCACGGCCGCGTACCGGGCGTCGGCGGTCCGGTCGCGGCCCGGCCGGATCTCCTCCAGCAACCCGCTCAGGGTCTGGTCCCAGTCGACCGCGCGGCCGTCGACCGCCGGTACGACCGCGGGCCGGTCGTTGTCGAACCGCATCCGCGCGTCCTGCCCCGGCTTCTCCGTCGGCGCGAGCTGATCGGCCAGCGGGCCGAGCTTCGCGCGGTCGAGCCGTGGGACGAGCGTGCCGTTGTCGCCGGGCTGGAACGTCAGCGCGGCGGCGATCTGCGCGGGCTCCAGAGTGGCGTCCCGGCCGTCGCCGCGAACCGTTGCCGGCGCGGCGACAGCGGGCCGCGCGATCTCGTCGAGCGCCGCGCGCACTCCGTCCGGTGTGGTCTTCGGCGGACGGGGGAGCACCGGAGCCGGCACGCGCTCCGCGGTCGCCCAGCCGGTGAGCAGCACCTCCTCGGCCCGGACGGCGTCGAGCGCCTGGCCGGCCTGCGGATCGAGGGCGACGGGGGTGGTCCCGTCGAACCGGATGCCGCCCTCCACCACCGGCCGGTCGACCGCCGCCCGCAGCTCGTCGAGGGTGGCGGTCAGGGCGCCCGGGTCCGCCCGGGCCACCACGGCGATCTCGCGGTCGCGGAACAGCGACATCAACCGGGTCCACGGGTTCAGCGGCTGGGCACCCGCCGCGGCCACAGTCGCCCCGGCATCGACCCGCACCCCGGCCTCCGCGGGGACGAACGGGATCTCCCGGTCACCGGCGAGCACCTGAACCGGACGGCCGAGCCGGGGCGTCAGCTCGTCCCGCAGCGTCTGCTCCGCCGTGGACTTGCTCATGCCGCCGATCGCCACACCCGCCACGGTCGTGCCACGCGGGACGTCACCGGAGCTCAGCGCCAGGTCGAGCACGTACAGCACAGCGAGT
The window above is part of the Amycolatopsis thermoflava N1165 genome. Proteins encoded here:
- a CDS encoding HD domain-containing protein gives rise to the protein MRLTDVSLPDSPVCLNAIDVAKTYHSPALLNHSFRAYVWAAAYGTAHDVAFDAELLFVAALLHDVGLVAEFDSHTVPFEVAGGHVAWVFAAGAGWPRPRRERLSEVIVRHMWHEVDQDEDPEGFLLARSTGVDITGRHLDDFPDAFQAEVMGRYPRLTLAEEFVRCFQDQAKRKPDSSAAAAIGNDLATRIGRNPLEQAR
- a CDS encoding MFS transporter produces the protein MRTDSRRWWALGFLALAQFMVIMDTSIIGVALPKMQSDLGFTPDGLSWVFNAYVVAFGGLLLLGGRLSDLLGARRMFTTGWVVTLAGSMVAALAGTAAIELTGRVLQGAGAALIAPSALTLLMVLFGERPKELTKALALYGAAAPAGGTAGVFLGGVITEWLSWPWIFWLYVPISLIAIAATPALMPVTPARRGAVDVAGAVAVTAGLALTVFAIVRAPEQGWGSAATLGALAGGIVLLAIFLVIQRSRRVPLVRLGIFRTPNLGAANLAQLLLGAAWIPMWYFLNLYLQQVLGYGAFAGGAALLPMTLLIVILMVGVAPRLIARFGSKTLIVAGLWALAAGLVWLSFVRPTGSFVVDVLPASLVAALGQALAFIPSLGMAISSAKPEEGGLASGIVNTAYQIGSALGLAAMTAVGLSFGAGELGDATALTDGFSAAFLGAAAIALVGGFLGLATIRTARAETAPKQEVTSL
- a CDS encoding VanW family protein; amino-acid sequence: MVPSTPEPTEYLPRVGEVAPKPWWRRPPTIAAAAVLFVLAVLYVLDLALSSGDVPRGTTVAGVAIGGMSKSTAEQTLRDELTPRLGRPVQVLAGDREIPFVPAEAGVRVDAGATVAAAGAQPLNPWTRLMSLFRDREIAVVARADPGALTATLDELRAAVDRPVVEGGIRFDGTTPVALDPQAGQALDAVRAEEVLLTGWATAERVPAPVLPRPPKTTPDGVRAALDEIARPAVAAPATVRGDGRDATLEPAQIAAALTFQPGDNGTLVPRLDRAKLGPLADQLAPTEKPGQDARMRFDNDRPAVVPAVDGRAVDWDQTLSGLLEEIRPGRDRTADARYAAVPARITTDRAGQLGITEVIGEFTTGNFAPDSGMNIRVVAEKVSGAIVLPGETFSLNGYTGPREAAQGYVEAGVIEEGVPEREVGGGISQFATTLYNAAYFAGMTDVEHKEHSYYISRYPAGRDATVFQNPDGSSVIDLKFANEFPTGVAIQTIWTPKSITVRLWGTRHVTVESVPGPRGDYVDPHTVTKPAGSTCQPARGKPGFRTSDTRIVRDLSGREISRMTRTVRYDPEPTVRCAG